The Ignicoccus islandicus DSM 13165 sequence CATTTGAACAAGTTCGAGCAATACCTAGAGTACTTCGAACTCAGCATCTTCCCCGAACCCGAGCAAGTATACAAGTTCAAGAGCTGGAAGGAGGCTTCCGAGGAAGCTATTAGAAAGGCTAAGGAAGTGGAAAAGGAGTTCGAAGAGAGATTAAGTAAGATTAAAGAAATAGAAGGCAAGATCTTCGAACTCAGCGCGCTCCTAAGCAAGCCCCAGTTGGTACCGGGCGAGGCCGTGAAGAAGTTAAAGGAAATAGTAGGCGATATGGTAGTTGAGAGACTCCCCGCGGAATTACAGACGGACTTAGTGGTCCTAGACGCTACTGCCAAGGAACTCTTGAAATTAACAGAGGAATTCGTGAGGAAGCTCGCTCTCAAGCTAATGAAGGTGCTCGAAGAGGAGAAGAGAGGGATTTTCGAAGAAGCCAGGCTTTGGGCTTTGGACAACGAAGGCAAGATCGCCGATACCTACGCTCTGTTGAAAACCGTTGAATCCTCATTAAAGGTGCTATCTAAAGCTAGAGAAACGGAGTACGTTATCTATATAGAGGGATACGTTCCCGAAAGTAAAGTAGCTAGGACCTTGAGGAGAATCGAGGAGCTAATAGGCGAGGGAGGCTTCGCATTAGTACACCAAGTCGACCTAGACGAAGAAACCCCTCCGACTTACGTCAACATCGAGAACGATAAAGTTGAAACTGCACTAAAGGTAGGTAACATATACGGTGCCCCCCATCCCAATGAGTTCGTACCAGCTGTAATAATGGCCTTTACTTTGCCGTTCATTTACATGTTCATGTTCCCGGACTGGGGTCACGCGTTAGTTTTGTACCTCTTCGGCTGGGGCCTGATTAATAGGAGAGAATGGGCTCTAGCGGTCTTTAAGCCCTTCGGCTTGAGGAGATTTACCGAAGGCACTGATTTCCTAGGTAAACTAATGATCATACTCGGAAGCGCGTCTATAATTACTGGTTGGCTTGCCGGCGAGTTCTTCGGGCCTCTAATAGGAGAGAGCCCCATAGATCCAGCTATATGGCTCTGGAAGGGATTAGGTCTACACTCCCCACCGCTCACTTTCGAGATACACTACTTGGGCGACACCGTACTCAAGTACGTACTGCTGAGCATAACTATTGGTTACTTCCATCTACTAATAGGTCACCTAATAGGAATAATCAACGAACTTAGGTTCGGTAGAAAGTGGAAGGCGTACCATTACGTACTACCGTTCATGATAATGTACTTGGCAGCTGGAGCCCCCTTCGTTGCTGGCTTCTTCGCCAGCGGACTCGGTAGCGACATCGAGCAAATGATGTACTTAAGCGGTAAGTTCTTCAGCGAATGGATGTTTGACATGAAGGCAGGGACCATAGGGCCTCTGCTAGTAGTCTTCATCCTTGCTCTACTATGGAGAGGATACGGTATTCACTTAGAGCTCGTTCACGAGCACGGAAAGAGCGAAGCGTCGATACTCGGTATGGAGCTGTTCGATAACTTCCTGCTAGTAATCAGTAACACAGTGTCTTACCTCAGGATTATGGCGCTCGCACTGGCGCACTGGGGTCTAGTCTTCGCCTTCCAAGTAATCGGTGAGATAGGAGGTCCAGTGCTCCTAGCAATACTATACGTGCTCGCTAACATACTAGTAATAATGTTAGAAGGCCTGATAAGCTTCATCCACGACATAAGGCTTCACTTCTACGAATGGTTCACTAAGTTCTATAATGACAGAGGGAGGATGTTCGAACCAGTTAAACAAGTAGCTAGAGTAAGAATAGAGTAATTTTTTTCCACACATTTAACTATACTGCTTTATGTAACAAATACAAATATATACTCGATATTCTCCCTCATTTCGCTGGGTTTAGTAGGTTGGTAATCAAGCCTGGGAAATACTTCGAAAGCGGTGCTTGGGCGGCCGCAATGGGCGCCTTAGTAGCGGGCGCCAACTTCTTTGCTTACTATCCAATAGAACCGGCGACTGACATTGCGGAGGAAATGGTCAAGCTCGGACCAAGGAACGGTATGGTTATCTTTGAAGCGGAGGACGAAATTTCGGCCTTAGGTGCTGCGATAGGCGCTTCTTGGGCTGGAGCGAAGGCTTTCACCTCAACCAGCGGACCCGGTTTCAGTTTGATGCAAGAGCACATTTCCTATGCTGCAATGACCGAGACTCCAGTTGTTCTAATTAATGGAATGAGAGAGGGCCCTAGCACTGGTCAAGCGACTAAAGCTGCACAGCAAGACGTCATGCAGGCTAAGTGGGGAGGACACGGAGACTACGAGGTAATCGTTTACGCTCCTTACAACGTCCAAGAGATGTTCGATTTCACGATAAAGGCCTTCAACCAAGCGGAAAGGTGGAGAGTACCTGCAATGGTAATGGCGGACAAGATGACAGTTCTCCTTATGGAAGAAATTACCATACCGAGGGAGGTCGAAATAGTTAATAGAAAGAGGCCTAAGGTCCCTCCGGAACAGTTCGAACCCTTTAGACCGGAAGAGGACCTCGTCCCGCCAATGCCCGTCTTTGGCGAAGGCTATAGAGTTCACGTAACTGGCGTCACCCATAACGAAAAGGGCCTTCCAGTAAGCGACGATCCTTGGGTTCACCACGAACTAGTTAAGAGGCTCTGCGATAAGATAAGGAAGAACAGGGATCAGATAGTTGAATACGAACTAGTAGGTTCGAACGTACCCGAAGTACTCATAGTAGCCTATGGATTCCCCGCTAGGGCCGCTAAGGAAGCGGTGAACATCCTCCTAGATAGAGGAATACCTGCTGCCCTATTCAGACCTAAGACGCTATGGCCGTTCCCAGACAAGGAGTTAAAGTCGGTAGCCAGCAAGGCGAGGAAGGTAATAGTTGTAGAATGGAACTACGGGCAAATGTTAAACGAAGTTTTGAAGGTTGTACCTGAAGAGAAGGTAAGTTTCGTTTATAGGATTGGTGAAATACCCATACCTCCTCAAGATATCCTTCGCGAAGGAGGTGTTTACATATGAGCCTTGAAGAAGCTAGGAGGAAGTTAACTCAAATGCCCCAAATGGAGCTCGCCAGGGCAGAGGCCTTACCTCACACCCTCTGTCCCGGGTGTGGAATAGGGACTATATTGAACACGTTCATTAGAGCCATGGACGAACTAGCGAAAGAGGGTAAACTAGATCCAAACAAGCTAGTCGTAGTATCCGGAATAGGGTGCTCTGGCAGAATAAGTGGCTTCATTAAGGCGGATTCAATGCACACCACCCATGGAAGGCCAATTGCTTTCGCAACCGGTATCAAGCTACAGAACCCCGAACTCAACGTATGGGTATTCGGAGGCGACGCTGATCTATTCCAAATAGGACTCAATCATACCTTACAAGCTGCTAGGAGGAACATTGACTTGAAGGTAGTAATGGTTAACAACTTCAACATAGCTATGACTGGAGGCGTGCCTACAGTAACTACTCCCCCCAAGGCTAGAACGAAGTACAGTCCCAGGGGATGGTTCGAGAGATCCTTCAACGTACCAAAGTTAATGGCGGCAGCGGGAGCGACTTACATTGCTAGATGGACTACTGCCCACGTCTTTCAGCTCAAGAACGCCTTCAAGAAAATGGCTCTTAGGAAGGGCTTTAGCTTCCTAGAAGTGGTCTCACAGTGCCCTGTATTGTTCGGAAGATATAATGAGTTCAGAGATCCTTGGACTATGTTAGAGTACTTCATGAAGAATAGCAAGATAGTTAAAGGCGAAGAGTTCCTAGAGGAAGCATCGATAGAGCTAGGTAAGCCGATTTTAGTAGGTGAGTTCTTGGAGAGGGAGGCTCCCGAGTACACTGAGTTACTATATGCGGGTGAGGGGGTGGTAAGGAAATGACGGTAGTTGATGTTAGAATTACTGGAATAGGCGGTCAAGGTATATTAACAATGGCGAAAATACTAGGATCTGCCCTAGTTAGAGAAGGAAAGTACGCTACCTTAATACAGAACTTCGACACTTTCATTTCCGGCGGCGAAAGCACGGCCGACATGAGAATCAGCGACTATCCCATAGAATATCCAGTCTTCGAGAAGGCCGACATAACTGTATTCATGGCCAAGAAGACCTACCCCAGATACATTAGGAAGGTCAAGGACGGTGGAATAGTAGTATTGAACTCAGACGTTATCGACGAGGAACCCATAGGGAACTTCCAAGTAGTAAAAGTCCCAGCGTCTAGCATTGCTAGGCGTCTCGGAAACGTCAGGGCCTCAAACATGGTTATGTTGGGGGCATTGGTCTCGAAGCTATCTCTCGTTAATCCCGAAATAGTAAAAGAATTAATTAAAGAGAAGTTCGGTCAGAAAGCTGAGCTTAATTTAAAGGCCTTTGAAGAAGGAATGAAAATAGGGAGGATGATATAAATGGTGAAGTGGAGGATTGAAATCATAGAGGATTTCTGCAAAGGTTGCGAAATATGCGTCAACATATGTCCCGTGACCAACCTATACAAGAGCGGCAAAGTGGACAAACCAGTACTGCGAATGAGCGATAGGTTCGGATATCAAGGATACCCAGTAGTAGAAGTCGTGGACCCTACGAAGTGCACTGGATGCCACCTTTGCGATTACTCGTGTCCAGACCTAGCTATTCACGTAATAAAAGAAGAGTAAAACCTTATTTGTTTTCACTTTCCCCTCACCAGGGAGTTTGGAGATGGATGTTTGGAAGGCATTAGAAAATGCCAACGCATCCGTTCAAAGGAAAATAAATAGGTTAGAGAGAGCGAGGGACAACGTTCCGCTCGAAGGCGCCAGAGGTATAGCTGTTGCCAACATCTTAACTAATATGATTTCAATTCTCGAAGAAGTTAACAAGTTGATCGCGTGTTTCCAGAACTTGAAGGACACTTCCGTTGTTAAGGGCAATAAAGTTAAACTAGTAAACAACACTTACTGGAAGTTCTATACTGATGGCGATAAATTGATTGTAACTAGACACGACCCCTCAATAACCGTAGTGATAGGCGACGAGAACGTTAGGATTTCTCTCAAAAGCAAAGACGAGAAGGGCGCGAGCGCAGTTTTCAGCGACGGTAGCTTCTCGATTAGGAAAGATAAGTTGACTATCGAAGGCAACTATACTAATTACGAATACCTACTAGAGAAGGACTATTACATTAACTACGCCTTGAGACCGATAAGTAAGGCAATTAAGAGGAGAGTGCCGCACGTACTAACTCAGTTGAAGATGTTAGGAATTCAATGTCCAAGCTGAACGTAATCGTAATCGTAAATTACTTCGTCCATCTTTTGAACGAAATCCCTTATGTATCTTATAGGAACTATAATGGAATCGGAAATCAATGGTCGCCCCTTCAATGTAACCACTATCGGTATCCCTATCTTCCCGTACTTCCTCAAGTAATCCGAAGCCTCAATTACCTTCAGCCTGTGCTCCCTGGCAACTTTCTTTATCGCTTGAATAGAGCCCTTGTTCCATGCCTTACATTCAATAACGAATACCTTCCTCCCATCGTACGCTATTACGTCAAATTCCATTAATCTCTCTAAGGTTCTAAATCGAACAGAGTGTCGAGTTTGGAAACCGGCCTCACTAAATATCTTCATAACGTACCTCTCGAAGGAGCGCCAACTTAAGTACCTAGCTACCTCGCCTTCGCTCAAGTAACCCCATATAACCGCCCATAGAGCTAGGTCCTCCTTCGAATCTACACAGACCTCGTTTCCTTTAGTGTAAATGAATTCGGAGA is a genomic window containing:
- a CDS encoding restriction endonuclease, whose product is MDVRDLIVNLLKNGCVKAKRPELLLSEFIYTKGNEVCVDSKEDLALWAVIWGYLSEGEVARYLSWRSFERYVMKIFSEAGFQTRHSVRFRTLERLMEFDVIAYDGRKVFVIECKAWNKGSIQAIKKVAREHRLKVIEASDYLRKYGKIGIPIVVTLKGRPLISDSIIVPIRYIRDFVQKMDEVIYDYDYVQLGH
- a CDS encoding V-type ATPase 116kDa subunit family protein; its protein translation is MGLKAALFPDRMYKVRAMVIKEKADKLVELLGELQSFEPAEPKVPFGRPIEWARHDLLVILDHLNKFEQYLEYFELSIFPEPEQVYKFKSWKEASEEAIRKAKEVEKEFEERLSKIKEIEGKIFELSALLSKPQLVPGEAVKKLKEIVGDMVVERLPAELQTDLVVLDATAKELLKLTEEFVRKLALKLMKVLEEEKRGIFEEARLWALDNEGKIADTYALLKTVESSLKVLSKARETEYVIYIEGYVPESKVARTLRRIEELIGEGGFALVHQVDLDEETPPTYVNIENDKVETALKVGNIYGAPHPNEFVPAVIMAFTLPFIYMFMFPDWGHALVLYLFGWGLINRREWALAVFKPFGLRRFTEGTDFLGKLMIILGSASIITGWLAGEFFGPLIGESPIDPAIWLWKGLGLHSPPLTFEIHYLGDTVLKYVLLSITIGYFHLLIGHLIGIINELRFGRKWKAYHYVLPFMIMYLAAGAPFVAGFFASGLGSDIEQMMYLSGKFFSEWMFDMKAGTIGPLLVVFILALLWRGYGIHLELVHEHGKSEASILGMELFDNFLLVISNTVSYLRIMALALAHWGLVFAFQVIGEIGGPVLLAILYVLANILVIMLEGLISFIHDIRLHFYEWFTKFYNDRGRMFEPVKQVARVRIE
- a CDS encoding 4Fe-4S binding protein, whose amino-acid sequence is MVKWRIEIIEDFCKGCEICVNICPVTNLYKSGKVDKPVLRMSDRFGYQGYPVVEVVDPTKCTGCHLCDYSCPDLAIHVIKEE
- a CDS encoding thiamine pyrophosphate-dependent enzyme; protein product: MSLEEARRKLTQMPQMELARAEALPHTLCPGCGIGTILNTFIRAMDELAKEGKLDPNKLVVVSGIGCSGRISGFIKADSMHTTHGRPIAFATGIKLQNPELNVWVFGGDADLFQIGLNHTLQAARRNIDLKVVMVNNFNIAMTGGVPTVTTPPKARTKYSPRGWFERSFNVPKLMAAAGATYIARWTTAHVFQLKNAFKKMALRKGFSFLEVVSQCPVLFGRYNEFRDPWTMLEYFMKNSKIVKGEEFLEEASIELGKPILVGEFLEREAPEYTELLYAGEGVVRK
- a CDS encoding 2-oxoacid:acceptor oxidoreductase family protein, giving the protein MTVVDVRITGIGGQGILTMAKILGSALVREGKYATLIQNFDTFISGGESTADMRISDYPIEYPVFEKADITVFMAKKTYPRYIRKVKDGGIVVLNSDVIDEEPIGNFQVVKVPASSIARRLGNVRASNMVMLGALVSKLSLVNPEIVKELIKEKFGQKAELNLKAFEEGMKIGRMI
- a CDS encoding 2-oxoacid:acceptor oxidoreductase subunit alpha — its product is MVIKPGKYFESGAWAAAMGALVAGANFFAYYPIEPATDIAEEMVKLGPRNGMVIFEAEDEISALGAAIGASWAGAKAFTSTSGPGFSLMQEHISYAAMTETPVVLINGMREGPSTGQATKAAQQDVMQAKWGGHGDYEVIVYAPYNVQEMFDFTIKAFNQAERWRVPAMVMADKMTVLLMEEITIPREVEIVNRKRPKVPPEQFEPFRPEEDLVPPMPVFGEGYRVHVTGVTHNEKGLPVSDDPWVHHELVKRLCDKIRKNRDQIVEYELVGSNVPEVLIVAYGFPARAAKEAVNILLDRGIPAALFRPKTLWPFPDKELKSVASKARKVIVVEWNYGQMLNEVLKVVPEEKVSFVYRIGEIPIPPQDILREGGVYI